A single region of the Kineosporiaceae bacterium SCSIO 59966 genome encodes:
- a CDS encoding NUDIX hydrolase yields MPAAPRRARPRGGRWRTVEETSAGGLVVDLAASPPTVAVIARVNRAGRLEWCLPKGHLEGAETPEQAAVREIEEETGIRGRVVGDLGTIDYWFAVEGRRIHKTVHHYLLEATGGRLTVEGDPDAEAVDVEWVPIDELGSRLAFANERRIARAATALLADSA; encoded by the coding sequence ATGCCCGCCGCCCCCCGTCGAGCCCGGCCCCGTGGCGGCCGTTGGCGCACGGTCGAGGAGACCTCGGCGGGCGGGCTGGTCGTCGACCTCGCCGCCAGCCCGCCGACCGTGGCCGTCATCGCGCGGGTCAACCGGGCCGGGCGGCTCGAGTGGTGCCTACCGAAGGGTCACCTCGAGGGCGCCGAGACGCCTGAGCAGGCGGCCGTCCGGGAGATCGAGGAGGAGACCGGCATCCGCGGCCGAGTGGTCGGCGATCTCGGCACCATCGACTACTGGTTCGCGGTCGAGGGCCGCAGGATCCACAAGACCGTGCACCACTACCTGCTGGAGGCGACGGGGGGTCGCCTCACCGTGGAGGGGGACCCGGACGCCGAGGCGGTCGACGTCGAGTGGGTGCCGATCGACGAGCTCGGGTCCCGGCTGGCCTTCGCCAACGAGCGGAGGATCGCCCGGGCTGCGACCGCGCTGCTCGCGGACAGTGCGTGA